One sulfur-oxidizing endosymbiont of Gigantopelta aegis genomic region harbors:
- the phoR gene encoding phosphate regulon sensor histidine kinase PhoR, translating to MSQDKDYIFNEIFWVSLGLVALLLLGYAIGSPWFLFSMGLLIYIFWHLRQLTRMVQWLAKNELDMPPDASGFWGEIFRHLYRIQRHNRHRQEKLMVVLNRYKESTEAMPDATIILGRNWEIEWFNSKCESYFGLKKNQDVGQILTNLMRSPVLLAFIESQNQWHEKEGGDRQKALEMLAPDGARTLSIRLIPYGKKYLLIARDISSIQKLKTMRRDFVANVSHELRTPLTVITGYLETLDEHLREEPMFHNSIKLMQQQSNRMCHIVQDLLLLSTIESNERQNLKTDYIDMSALVMMLKKEALALSNGKHQITASATGVKWLKGDSNELQSAFSNLISNAIRYTPVEGEITIRWYMNDEQQGCFEVQDNGEGIAEEHIERLTERFYRVDVGRSRDTGGTGLGLAIVKHVVNHHYGKLTILSTLGAGSSFCCEFPQKMLKSE from the coding sequence ATGAGTCAGGATAAGGATTATATTTTTAATGAGATCTTTTGGGTTTCATTAGGACTCGTTGCTTTACTGCTTTTGGGGTATGCCATTGGCAGCCCCTGGTTTCTCTTTTCTATGGGCTTGCTGATTTATATCTTCTGGCACTTGCGTCAACTCACCCGTATGGTGCAATGGTTAGCAAAAAATGAACTGGACATGCCCCCTGATGCTAGTGGCTTCTGGGGTGAAATATTTCGCCATCTCTATCGTATTCAACGTCATAATCGGCATCGTCAGGAAAAATTAATGGTGGTGCTGAATCGCTATAAAGAATCCACTGAGGCGATGCCCGATGCGACCATTATTTTAGGGCGTAATTGGGAAATTGAGTGGTTCAATTCTAAATGTGAAAGCTATTTCGGCCTGAAAAAAAATCAGGACGTAGGCCAGATTCTGACTAATTTAATGCGCAGTCCAGTGCTTTTGGCCTTTATTGAAAGCCAGAATCAATGGCATGAAAAAGAGGGTGGTGATAGGCAAAAAGCCCTGGAAATGCTTGCACCGGATGGTGCTCGTACTTTATCTATTCGTTTGATCCCCTACGGTAAAAAATACCTGCTGATTGCTCGCGATATCAGCAGTATCCAAAAACTAAAAACCATGCGCCGAGATTTTGTGGCCAATGTTTCCCATGAATTACGCACTCCCTTAACGGTGATTACGGGCTATTTGGAAACACTGGATGAACATTTGCGTGAAGAACCGATGTTTCATAATTCTATCAAATTGATGCAGCAGCAATCTAATCGTATGTGTCATATTGTGCAAGATTTATTATTATTATCCACGATAGAAAGTAATGAACGACAGAATTTAAAAACGGATTATATTGATATGTCAGCGCTGGTAATGATGTTAAAAAAAGAAGCATTGGCACTGAGCAATGGCAAGCATCAAATCACTGCAAGCGCTACCGGTGTTAAATGGCTCAAGGGTGATAGCAATGAGTTACAAAGTGCTTTTTCAAATCTCATTAGCAATGCTATTCGTTATACCCCGGTAGAAGGTGAAATTACTATACGCTGGTATATGAATGATGAGCAACAGGGTTGTTTTGAAGTGCAGGACAATGGTGAAGGAATTGCCGAAGAACATATTGAGCGATTGACTGAGCGTTTTTATCGTGTGGATGTTGGACGCTCCAGAGATACGGGTGGTACAGGCCTGGGGTTGGCAATTGTGAAGCATGTGGTGAATCATCATTATGGCAAACTGACTATTCTGAGCACGCTTGGTGCGGGCTCAAGCTTCTGCTGTGAATTTCCACAAAAAATGCTGAAATCTGAATAG
- a CDS encoding transposase — protein MNDQTKKPNKSYTSEFKESAVKLANETDQPVSQTARELGVNVNTLHTWISKYSKPVKTVANRSDEHIYDEVKRLKKNWQK, from the coding sequence ATGAATGATCAAACAAAAAAACCGAATAAAAGCTATACATCAGAATTTAAAGAATCAGCTGTCAAATTAGCTAATGAGACGGATCAACCCGTTTCTCAGACTGCCAGGGAGCTAGGTGTTAATGTAAATACTCTACATACCTGGATCAGTAAATATTCCAAACCGGTGAAGACGGTAGCCAATAGAAGTGATGAACACATTTATGATGAAGTAAAACGTCTGAAAAAGAATTGGCAAAAGTGA
- a CDS encoding ABC transporter permease subunit: MTQRSTTKQASNSIVLPSEHPQRLRHWKFRVFKDKLAQIVISLGGNSVIVAILLIFFYLVYETAPLLKGADISSLSDYSLTDHDHNAKKILTHSYYSLEEQGEIAVQFALNGDIRFFASRLGKTASVKKPSSKKDPLNKTIHLTLPQDVSISSFYAAHSASGLVAYGLSNGQLILLKHDYKISYPNEQRLITPEILYPMGKSPMTITESGEPLALIAFEHNDDEMTFVSLLQDKRLIMSYFSKEESLTQLSLEPENEASAYQRQDVEIPLTESLLKGNISQLLINREQNQLFIAYRDQAGRSLLEFYSLRDKAHPQFVQQVLLAEASNPVTVITYLTGKISLLVGQQSGRISQWFPVTSDGQGEQLKLIREFNDQHSPITVIQSEIQRKGFMAGDQSGTLGIYHSTAEKTLLLEKIAANPIAQLAIAPRANFLLSIDDQANVVYWAVDNEHPEISWHSMWDKVWYESYPQAEYIWQSSSASNDFEPKFSLTPLAFGTLKAAFYAMLFAIPLAIMGAIYTAYFMSPRVRGLVKPSIEIMEALPTVILGFLAGLWLAPLIEDNLPAVFILLLVLPLSVLLTAWAWHSLPKSMRQSVPEGWEAFILMPVLIFVIWATFALSLPIEKLFFDGDMQSWLTNEIGLDFNQRNSIVVGIAMGFAVIPTVFSITEDAIFSVPKHLTLGSLALGATRWQTLIRVVILTASPAIFSAVMIGFGRAIGETMIVLMATGNTPIMDFSLFQGMRTLSANVAVEVPESEVDSSHYRVLFLAALVLFAFTFFFNTIAELIRQRLRHKYSNL; this comes from the coding sequence ATGACACAAAGATCAACGACCAAACAAGCAAGCAATAGCATTGTCCTGCCTTCTGAACACCCTCAACGCCTGCGCCATTGGAAGTTTAGAGTTTTCAAAGATAAACTCGCTCAAATAGTGATTAGTCTGGGCGGAAATTCCGTGATTGTGGCTATTTTGTTAATTTTTTTCTATCTGGTTTATGAAACAGCGCCACTGCTTAAAGGGGCGGATATCAGTTCTTTAAGTGACTATTCACTCACAGACCATGACCATAATGCAAAAAAAATACTGACCCATAGTTATTATAGCCTTGAAGAGCAGGGTGAAATAGCGGTTCAATTTGCCTTAAACGGGGATATTCGGTTTTTTGCTAGTCGCTTAGGAAAAACAGCTTCAGTAAAAAAACCTTCATCAAAAAAAGACCCTCTAAACAAAACAATTCATCTGACTCTGCCACAAGATGTATCGATCAGCAGCTTCTACGCCGCCCATTCTGCAAGTGGTTTAGTCGCTTATGGGCTGAGCAATGGGCAACTGATATTGCTCAAACACGACTATAAAATTAGCTATCCTAATGAACAACGCCTGATTACGCCTGAGATTCTTTATCCCATGGGTAAGTCTCCAATGACCATAACGGAGAGCGGTGAGCCACTGGCTTTAATCGCTTTTGAACACAATGATGATGAAATGACCTTCGTTTCCTTACTGCAAGATAAGCGTCTGATCATGAGTTATTTTTCCAAAGAAGAGTCATTAACACAATTAAGCTTAGAACCTGAAAATGAGGCTTCTGCCTACCAGCGTCAGGATGTAGAAATCCCCCTGACGGAATCCTTGCTCAAGGGAAATATCTCACAATTATTAATTAATCGTGAACAAAACCAACTTTTTATTGCCTATCGGGATCAGGCTGGACGTAGTCTACTGGAATTTTATTCCCTACGTGATAAAGCGCATCCACAGTTTGTTCAACAAGTGTTGTTGGCAGAGGCATCAAATCCTGTGACCGTCATTACTTATCTCACAGGCAAAATTTCTTTATTAGTGGGACAGCAAAGTGGTCGTATTTCTCAGTGGTTTCCCGTTACTAGTGATGGCCAGGGCGAGCAACTTAAACTGATCCGTGAATTTAATGATCAGCATTCACCTATCACCGTTATTCAATCTGAAATACAACGCAAAGGCTTTATGGCCGGTGATCAATCAGGCACTTTAGGCATTTATCATAGCACTGCTGAAAAGACCTTATTATTGGAAAAAATAGCCGCTAATCCAATCGCTCAACTGGCTATTGCCCCTAGGGCTAATTTTTTATTAAGCATTGATGATCAAGCGAATGTGGTCTATTGGGCCGTTGATAATGAGCATCCGGAAATTTCCTGGCATTCTATGTGGGATAAAGTCTGGTATGAAAGTTATCCGCAGGCGGAATATATCTGGCAATCATCCTCAGCCAGTAATGATTTTGAACCCAAGTTTAGTTTGACCCCATTAGCCTTCGGCACTTTAAAAGCAGCCTTTTATGCCATGCTATTTGCTATTCCTCTGGCCATTATGGGAGCGATTTATACCGCCTATTTTATGAGCCCTAGAGTACGTGGTCTGGTCAAGCCATCCATTGAAATTATGGAAGCATTGCCCACGGTTATTTTGGGTTTTTTAGCAGGCTTATGGCTAGCACCCTTGATAGAAGATAATTTGCCTGCTGTGTTTATTTTACTCCTGGTCTTACCGCTGTCGGTATTATTGACGGCCTGGGCTTGGCATTCCTTGCCAAAATCAATGCGTCAATCAGTACCCGAAGGTTGGGAAGCTTTTATTCTGATGCCGGTGCTGATTTTTGTTATTTGGGCAACCTTTGCCCTGTCTCTGCCCATAGAAAAATTGTTTTTTGACGGCGATATGCAAAGTTGGTTGACCAATGAAATTGGCCTTGATTTTAATCAGCGAAATTCAATTGTTGTGGGCATCGCCATGGGCTTTGCCGTCATTCCGACTGTTTTTTCCATTACCGAAGATGCCATTTTTAGTGTCCCTAAACATTTAACTCTGGGCTCGTTAGCTCTGGGAGCAACACGTTGGCAAACTTTGATCAGAGTCGTTATCCTGACGGCCAGTCCGGCGATTTTTTCAGCGGTCATGATAGGCTTTGGTCGTGCGATTGGTGAGACCATGATCGTGCTAATGGCCACAGGTAATACGCCTATTATGGATTTCAGTTTGTTTCAGGGCATGCGGACTTTGTCTGCTAATGTGGCAGTTGAAGTGCCGGAATCTGAAGTGGATAGTAGCCATTATCGAGTGCTTTTTTTAGCTGCGCTGGTGTTATTTGCCTTTACCTTTTTCTTCAATACGATTGCTGAGTTGATTCGTCAACGCTTGCGTCACAAATACAGTAACTTATAG
- the pstA gene encoding phosphate ABC transporter permease PstA, protein MNILTKTKNWFDTGEPWVWLNASAVSLSLLMVFGLLALIAYNGLGHFWPADLMEAELVDGNRRIVLIGEIRDTETVLAQQVRDAGIDLPEAVQVVKRLLIKQGNRDFYGLDFRWVLARDIQNKHYPKDLLSIERREWGQLYGRLVNVKTKGQVVKSDDPYHTLQARLAQVLVLHDLAEDISRDEIGSINYSLEQLRLSEKKLHLKYKTDNNLSLQKKLLNIEQQRQSLQKKFAQLQNTLRQYHEKMAEDVMLVQLASGEIVEVALEKVIQVIRPNAMGNGEKIAYYFHQIGAFISDDPREANTEGGIFPAIFGTVLMVIIMSIMVTPLGVIAAIYLREYASQGMMVRIIRIAVNNLAGVPSIVYGIFGLGFFVYFIGGSIDDLFYPEASPAPVYGTPGLLWASITLALLTLPVVIVTTEEGLSRIPSSVREASLALGATKFETLWYIVLPMVSPAMITGLILAVARAAGEVAPLMLVGVVKLAPTLALDANYPFLHLDRKFMHLGFHIYDVGFQSPNVEAARPLVYATALLLVVVIILLNLTAITVRNRLREKYKGLEHES, encoded by the coding sequence ATGAATATTTTGACTAAAACAAAAAATTGGTTTGATACAGGCGAACCCTGGGTCTGGCTGAATGCCTCGGCAGTCAGCCTCAGCCTGCTCATGGTTTTCGGCTTACTGGCTTTGATTGCCTATAATGGTCTGGGACATTTTTGGCCAGCAGATCTCATGGAAGCGGAACTGGTGGATGGCAATAGACGCATAGTGTTAATCGGTGAAATTCGTGATACTGAAACCGTACTCGCCCAACAGGTTAGAGATGCAGGCATTGATTTGCCTGAAGCTGTGCAAGTAGTGAAACGCTTATTAATTAAACAGGGTAATCGCGATTTTTATGGCTTGGATTTTCGTTGGGTGTTGGCAAGGGATATTCAAAATAAGCATTATCCCAAGGATTTATTGAGCATAGAACGACGGGAATGGGGACAACTCTATGGGCGTCTTGTCAATGTTAAAACAAAGGGACAGGTTGTTAAATCGGATGACCCGTATCACACTCTGCAAGCCCGTCTTGCCCAAGTGCTGGTATTGCATGATTTGGCAGAAGATATTTCTCGTGATGAGATAGGCAGTATTAATTATTCACTGGAACAGCTGCGTTTAAGTGAGAAAAAATTACACTTAAAGTATAAAACCGACAATAATTTGAGCCTGCAAAAGAAGCTATTAAACATTGAGCAACAGCGTCAGTCATTGCAAAAAAAATTCGCTCAATTACAAAACACTTTAAGACAGTACCATGAAAAAATGGCTGAGGATGTAATGTTAGTTCAGCTTGCATCCGGTGAAATAGTTGAAGTAGCATTGGAAAAAGTAATTCAGGTCATTCGTCCCAATGCCATGGGCAATGGCGAAAAAATTGCCTATTACTTTCATCAAATTGGCGCATTTATCAGTGATGATCCCCGTGAAGCGAATACAGAGGGCGGAATTTTTCCAGCCATATTTGGTACGGTATTAATGGTGATTATTATGAGTATTATGGTGACGCCTTTAGGCGTGATTGCAGCGATTTATTTACGTGAATACGCCAGTCAGGGCATGATGGTACGTATTATTCGTATTGCAGTGAATAACCTGGCCGGTGTACCTTCGATTGTTTATGGTATCTTTGGTCTGGGATTTTTTGTCTATTTTATTGGTGGCTCGATAGATGATTTGTTTTACCCTGAAGCCTCACCTGCTCCTGTTTATGGTACACCGGGTTTATTATGGGCATCCATTACTCTGGCCTTATTGACCTTGCCCGTGGTGATCGTAACGACTGAAGAAGGCCTATCGCGGATCCCGTCTTCGGTAAGAGAAGCAAGTCTGGCACTGGGGGCAACTAAATTTGAAACCTTGTGGTACATTGTTCTGCCAATGGTGAGTCCAGCGATGATCACGGGCTTAATTTTAGCCGTAGCCCGTGCTGCCGGAGAAGTAGCACCCTTGATGCTGGTAGGCGTAGTGAAGTTGGCTCCGACTTTGGCGCTGGATGCGAATTATCCATTTTTGCATCTGGATAGAAAATTTATGCATCTGGGCTTTCACATTTATGATGTTGGTTTCCAAAGTCCCAATGTTGAAGCCGCGCGACCACTGGTTTACGCAACGGCATTATTATTAGTTGTGGTTATTATTTTGTTGAATTTAACGGCTATCACAGTGCGTAATCGCCTGAGAGAAAAATACAAAGGTCTTGAACATGAGTCGTGA
- the pstB gene encoding phosphate ABC transporter ATP-binding protein PstB produces the protein MSRELNSNIKIFTEEPVAITLKELSLHYAEKQVLHDISLQIPDKKVTAFIGPSGCGKSTLLRCFNRMNDLINSCRIQGEIIIDDENIYDKSVNVADLRRKVGMVFQQPNPFPKSIYENVAYGLRLQGVKNRLLLDEVVEKSLRSAALWDEVKDRLNDNALGISGGQQQRLVIARAIAIEPEILLLDEPASALDPISTLKIEELIYDLKQTYSIVIVTHNMQQAGRVSDYTAFMHLGNMVEFSKTSALFTNPRDKQTEDYITGRYG, from the coding sequence ATGAGTCGTGAATTGAATAGCAATATAAAGATTTTTACTGAAGAACCTGTGGCGATCACCCTCAAAGAACTCAGTTTGCATTATGCTGAGAAGCAAGTCTTGCATGATATTAGCTTACAGATCCCGGATAAGAAAGTAACTGCTTTTATTGGCCCTAGTGGTTGTGGCAAATCAACCCTATTACGTTGCTTTAATCGTATGAATGACCTGATTAATAGTTGTCGTATTCAGGGTGAAATTATTATCGATGATGAAAATATTTACGATAAATCAGTCAATGTTGCGGACTTAAGGCGTAAAGTCGGCATGGTGTTTCAACAGCCTAATCCTTTTCCCAAAAGCATCTATGAAAATGTTGCCTATGGCCTGCGCTTACAAGGCGTGAAAAATCGTTTATTATTGGATGAAGTGGTAGAAAAATCCTTGCGCAGTGCGGCACTATGGGATGAAGTGAAAGATCGCCTCAATGATAACGCGCTGGGTATATCCGGTGGTCAGCAACAACGTCTGGTGATTGCCCGTGCCATTGCCATTGAGCCGGAAATCTTATTGTTGGATGAACCTGCCTCGGCACTTGATCCCATTTCAACCTTAAAAATTGAAGAACTCATTTATGACTTGAAACAAACTTATAGCATTGTCATTGTGACTCATAATATGCAACAGGCAGGGCGGGTATCGGATTATACGGCCTTTATGCACTTGGGTAATATGGTCGAGTTTTCTAAAACCAGTGCGCTTTTTACCAACCCCAGAGACAAACAAACAGAAGATTATATCACTGGCCGTTATGGTTGA
- the phoU gene encoding phosphate signaling complex protein PhoU, which yields MDTPRTGKHISQQYNDELEEIKTHLLTMGGLVEQQLEKATRALVEGDSALSNEVYKEGRRVNELEKLIDEESAQCLARRQPAAGDLRLIVTVIKAVSDIERVGDQAERLARFAAQLTEHPRPKNNYHEVYRLAQHVQKMFHDALDAFARGDEKLALSVINEDVNVDHEYEGIMRQHITYMMEDPRSINSSLDVLWAIRALERIGDHACNLCEYLVYLVKGQDIRHTSKPE from the coding sequence ATGGATACTCCCAGAACAGGCAAACATATTTCTCAGCAGTACAATGATGAGCTAGAAGAAATAAAGACACATTTATTGACCATGGGCGGACTGGTGGAACAACAGCTTGAAAAAGCCACTCGAGCTTTGGTTGAAGGTGACTCGGCCTTATCAAATGAAGTCTATAAAGAAGGTCGTCGAGTCAATGAGCTGGAAAAACTGATTGATGAAGAAAGTGCCCAATGCCTTGCTCGTCGTCAGCCTGCGGCCGGTGATTTACGCTTAATCGTGACTGTTATTAAAGCGGTGAGTGACATTGAACGTGTTGGGGATCAGGCGGAACGACTGGCACGCTTTGCTGCTCAGTTAACAGAACATCCACGGCCTAAAAATAACTATCATGAAGTTTATCGCCTAGCGCAGCATGTACAAAAAATGTTTCATGATGCACTCGATGCCTTTGCCCGTGGCGATGAAAAACTTGCCTTGAGTGTTATTAATGAAGATGTGAATGTTGACCACGAATACGAAGGGATTATGCGCCAACACATCACTTATATGATGGAAGATCCCCGTTCGATTAATAGCTCGCTGGATGTATTGTGGGCGATTCGAGCCTTGGAGCGCATTGGCGATCATGCCTGTAATCTCTGCGAATACTTAGTTTATCTGGTCAAAGGCCAGGATATTCGTCATACCAGTAAGCCTGAATAA
- the dcd gene encoding dCTP deaminase: MSIKSDHWIRSMAENEGMIEPFEFGQVKENNGERIVSYGTSSYGYDVRCSREFKIFTNINSAIVDPKDFDNNSFVDVESDVCIIPPNSFALARTIEYFRIPRKVLTICLGKSTYARCGIIVNVTPLEPEWEGHVTLEFSNTTPLPAKIYANEGVAQMLFFESDEVCDVSYKDRQGKYQGQTGVVTPRT, encoded by the coding sequence ATGAGTATTAAGTCCGACCACTGGATCCGTTCCATGGCAGAAAACGAAGGCATGATTGAACCATTTGAGTTTGGTCAGGTAAAAGAAAATAATGGTGAGCGCATCGTTTCTTATGGCACTTCAAGTTATGGCTATGATGTCCGTTGCTCGAGAGAGTTTAAGATTTTTACCAATATCAATTCCGCCATTGTTGATCCCAAAGATTTCGATAATAATAGCTTTGTTGATGTGGAGTCTGATGTCTGTATTATTCCCCCCAACTCTTTTGCGCTCGCTCGCACTATTGAATACTTTAGAATTCCCAGAAAAGTACTGACCATCTGCTTAGGAAAATCAACCTATGCTCGTTGTGGCATTATCGTCAATGTCACGCCATTAGAGCCAGAATGGGAAGGTCATGTGACCCTAGAATTCTCAAATACCACGCCATTACCGGCAAAAATTTATGCCAACGAAGGCGTGGCGCAAATGTTGTTTTTTGAATCAGATGAAGTGTGTGATGTGTCGTATAAAGACCGTCAAGGTAAGTATCAGGGGCAAACCGGCGTCGTGACTCCTAGAACATAA
- a CDS encoding DUF3108 domain-containing protein — protein sequence MQYKILNTTHTKASFFNTGLFCVLLLLTLLSSQSFAGSAESHKKSSTLRPFVATYMITAMGLEGINVTNSLSISKKSQAYQFKSYSMPIGLLAFKKDETRDEQSEGLFINGTIQPQKYTFLQIRNNKTRRDVELKFDWLHNAVSNNHKHKKNKWTMPIPAQTIDKLSYQLALMLKLAHDPKRSFGFHIADGGKLKEYYFEILGEERVYTSLGSYKAVKIQHKRYKKGKMITLWCAPELEYLPVKIIQEETGKPTFVSTLISYQEGMTHNE from the coding sequence ATGCAATATAAAATACTGAATACAACTCATACAAAAGCGTCATTCTTTAACACAGGCTTATTTTGTGTCTTATTATTACTCACGCTGCTGAGCAGTCAGAGCTTTGCCGGTTCAGCTGAATCACATAAGAAATCAAGCACACTCAGGCCTTTTGTCGCCACCTACATGATCACTGCCATGGGGCTGGAAGGCATTAATGTCACCAACTCGCTCAGTATCAGTAAAAAGTCTCAAGCCTATCAGTTCAAATCCTATTCCATGCCGATTGGTCTGCTGGCGTTCAAAAAAGATGAAACTCGCGATGAGCAAAGTGAAGGCTTATTTATCAATGGCACGATACAGCCCCAAAAATATACATTTTTACAAATCCGCAATAATAAAACCCGGCGAGATGTTGAACTAAAGTTTGACTGGCTACACAATGCCGTGAGCAACAATCATAAGCATAAGAAAAATAAATGGACTATGCCCATACCGGCACAAACCATTGATAAACTCTCTTATCAATTAGCTTTGATGCTCAAACTGGCGCATGATCCCAAGCGAAGCTTCGGTTTTCATATTGCTGATGGCGGCAAACTAAAAGAATATTATTTTGAAATTCTGGGTGAAGAACGGGTTTATACGTCTTTGGGCAGTTATAAAGCAGTCAAAATACAGCATAAGCGCTATAAGAAAGGAAAAATGATCACCCTATGGTGCGCACCTGAGCTGGAGTATTTGCCGGTTAAGATCATTCAGGAAGAAACTGGCAAACCCACCTTTGTGTCAACATTGATTTCTTATCAGGAAGGCATGACTCATAACGAGTGA
- the purN gene encoding phosphoribosylglycinamide formyltransferase — protein sequence MKKHTSELGAQTPFPIVVLVSGSGSNLQTLIDAIAKGTLSARIAAVICNKADAYALQRAQEANIPTEIIAHADYETRDAFDAELTRRIEKYQPELIVLAGFMRILTADFVNHFYGKMINIHPSLLPKYRGLHTHKRALDAGDSEHGLSIHYVSAELDGGPIIFQQSVPVLADDTEKSLAQRVLVQEHLAYPQVIEWFAQGRLQLVDNQVILSE from the coding sequence ATGAAGAAACACACTTCTGAATTAGGCGCTCAGACGCCTTTTCCTATTGTCGTACTTGTGTCCGGCAGTGGTAGTAATCTGCAAACATTGATTGATGCCATTGCCAAGGGCACTCTGAGTGCCCGAATTGCTGCGGTCATTTGTAACAAAGCTGATGCTTATGCTTTGCAGCGCGCTCAAGAAGCCAATATTCCCACCGAAATCATTGCTCATGCGGACTATGAAACCCGTGACGCCTTTGATGCCGAACTCACCCGTCGTATTGAAAAATATCAGCCTGAGTTAATTGTGCTGGCCGGCTTTATGCGTATTTTAACGGCTGATTTTGTTAATCATTTTTATGGCAAAATGATTAATATCCACCCTTCTCTGCTACCCAAATACCGTGGACTACATACCCATAAACGCGCTTTGGACGCTGGTGACAGTGAACATGGCCTTAGCATTCATTATGTCAGTGCTGAGTTGGATGGCGGGCCGATTATTTTTCAACAGTCAGTACCGGTTTTGGCCGATGACACGGAAAAGAGCCTGGCCCAACGGGTTTTAGTTCAGGAACACCTTGCCTACCCTCAGGTTATCGAATGGTTTGCTCAAGGGCGTTTGCAATTAGTTGATAATCAGGTTATTTTGTCTGAATAA
- the purM gene encoding phosphoribosylformylglycinamidine cyclo-ligase gives MPVSKKSLSYRDAGVDIDAGNSLIERIKPYTKATKRPGVMGGLGGFGALFELPLDRYKNPVLVSGTDGVGTKLRLALNIGKHDTIGIDLVAMCSNDLIVAGAEPLFFLDYYATGKLDVDTATDVIKGISEGCIQSGCALTGGETAEMPGMYEGEDYDLAGFCVGIVEKEDIIDGSKVKAGDILLGLASSGPHSNGYSLIRKVIEVSGADLDAEFDGETLGKRLLEPTRIYVKPLLALAKEVEILSLCHVTGGGLLENLPRVMPANTMANIDGKSWSRPAVFDWLQEEGNIEATEMYRTFNCGIGMVVVVSPENQQKTIDFLEQQGETVFTLGTIEASDDETPSVTISE, from the coding sequence GTGCCCGTGAGCAAAAAATCTCTCAGTTATCGTGATGCAGGTGTAGATATAGACGCGGGAAACTCGCTTATCGAACGCATAAAGCCCTATACCAAGGCCACTAAACGCCCCGGTGTTATGGGTGGCTTGGGTGGTTTTGGAGCCTTGTTTGAATTACCACTGGATCGTTATAAGAATCCAGTACTGGTTTCGGGTACAGATGGTGTCGGCACCAAGTTAAGATTGGCACTGAACATCGGCAAACATGATACGATTGGTATTGATCTGGTTGCTATGTGTTCCAATGATTTAATTGTCGCCGGGGCTGAACCACTGTTTTTCCTTGATTATTATGCCACGGGCAAACTGGATGTTGATACGGCGACCGATGTCATTAAGGGCATCAGCGAAGGCTGTATTCAGTCCGGTTGTGCCCTCACTGGGGGTGAAACCGCTGAAATGCCCGGCATGTATGAGGGAGAAGATTACGATTTAGCCGGTTTTTGTGTCGGCATCGTTGAAAAAGAAGACATCATTGATGGATCTAAGGTTAAAGCTGGCGATATTCTACTCGGTTTAGCTTCTAGTGGACCTCATTCCAATGGTTATTCACTGATTCGTAAGGTCATTGAAGTCTCAGGGGCTGATTTAGATGCTGAGTTCGATGGCGAGACTCTGGGCAAGCGCTTACTTGAACCGACACGCATTTATGTTAAGCCACTCTTAGCGCTGGCTAAAGAAGTGGAAATTTTATCTCTCTGTCATGTCACCGGTGGTGGTCTATTAGAAAACCTGCCTCGTGTCATGCCTGCTAACACCATGGCAAACATTGATGGCAAGAGTTGGTCTCGCCCTGCTGTTTTTGACTGGTTACAGGAAGAAGGCAATATTGAAGCCACTGAAATGTATCGTACCTTTAACTGTGGTATTGGCATGGTGGTTGTAGTTTCGCCAGAAAATCAGCAAAAAACCATTGATTTTCTTGAGCAACAAGGCGAAACCGTTTTCACACTGGGCACTATTGAAGCCAGCGATGATGAAACACCCTCTGTTACCATTAGTGAGTGA